One Halodesulfovibrio sp. DNA window includes the following coding sequences:
- a CDS encoding DNA-directed RNA polymerase subunit alpha, whose translation MLIKQGDRTINTRNWSELVKPDTIARIGEGNTQYGKFVCEPLERGYGNTIGNSLRRVLLASLQGAAAVAVKMSGVHHEFTTIEGVLEDVTDIVLNLKSVRFAMDTEEPQRIEFTANKQGAVTAEAIKGNQHVMVLNPDQPLFTLTEDKEVTFELEIRMGKGYVPADMHEGLSDEIGLIKLDASFSPVRKVAYTVEQARVGQMTNYDKLILEVWTDGSVSPEDAIAYSAKIIKEQISVFINFDERISEEENEQAAADSGLNENLFKGIDELELSVRATNCLKSANVALVGELVQRTESEMLKTKNFGRKSLDEIRRVLGEMELDFGMQVEGFEKKYQDWLKRKQQNEA comes from the coding sequence ATGCTCATCAAACAAGGCGACAGAACTATTAATACTCGCAACTGGTCTGAGTTGGTTAAACCGGACACCATTGCGCGTATCGGCGAAGGCAACACGCAGTACGGTAAGTTTGTATGCGAGCCTCTTGAACGTGGATATGGTAACACCATCGGCAACTCTTTGCGTCGTGTGTTACTCGCTTCCCTTCAGGGCGCTGCCGCTGTTGCAGTAAAAATGTCAGGTGTACATCACGAGTTTACTACCATTGAAGGTGTGCTCGAAGATGTTACTGATATTGTACTGAACCTTAAGTCAGTACGTTTTGCTATGGACACGGAAGAACCTCAGCGTATTGAGTTCACCGCGAACAAGCAGGGCGCTGTAACTGCCGAAGCCATTAAAGGCAACCAGCACGTGATGGTTCTTAATCCGGATCAGCCATTATTCACTTTGACCGAGGATAAGGAAGTTACTTTCGAACTCGAGATCAGAATGGGTAAAGGTTACGTGCCTGCAGACATGCATGAAGGACTCAGCGATGAGATTGGTCTTATCAAGCTTGACGCTAGTTTTTCACCAGTTCGCAAGGTTGCCTACACTGTTGAGCAGGCCCGTGTCGGCCAGATGACCAACTATGACAAGCTCATCCTTGAGGTTTGGACTGATGGTTCAGTTTCACCTGAGGATGCCATTGCCTACAGTGCTAAGATCATTAAAGAACAGATTTCTGTTTTCATTAACTTCGACGAACGCATCTCTGAAGAAGAAAACGAACAGGCTGCTGCTGACAGCGGTCTGAACGAAAATCTCTTCAAAGGCATTGATGAGCTCGAACTTTCAGTTCGTGCTACTAACTGCCTGAAGAGTGCAAACGTTGCATTAGTTGGTGAACTTGTTCAGCGCACTGAATCTGAAATGCTTAAAACCAAAAACTTTGGCCGTAAGTCACTCGACGAAATTCGTCGCGTACTTGGCGAAATGGAACTGGATTTTGGCATGCAGGTTGAGGGCTTTGAGAAGAAATACCAGGATTGGTTGAAGAGGAAGCAGCAAAATGAGGCATAG